A region of Paractinoplanes abujensis DNA encodes the following proteins:
- a CDS encoding acetyl-CoA C-acyltransferase, whose product MRDAVIVGAVRTPIGRRGGGLAGVHPVDLSAHVLRALSERTGFDPADVDDVMWGCVSQVAEQSWNIGRNAVLAAGWPEAVPGTTIDRQCGSSQQALHFAAATVISGQADLVVAGGVESMTRVPMGSSGQGADPYGETLRTRYGVDSFNQGVGAEMVAERWGFSRAQLDEFALSSHAAAARAQDAGEFDAEIEPLAGVKLDEGIRRDTTLEKLAGLKTPFRDGGRITAGTASQISDGAAALAVTTSEWAAAHGLRPLARVHAAVIAADDPVIVLTAPIPATAKVLARAGLRIDDIGVYEVNEAFAPVPLAWLAETGADRARMNPRGGAIALGHPLGASGARIMTTMLHHMRQSGLRFGLQTMCEGAGMANATIVEAL is encoded by the coding sequence CGGCGCGGCGGCGGCTTGGCCGGTGTGCACCCGGTCGACCTGTCGGCGCACGTGCTGCGAGCCCTGTCCGAGCGTACGGGTTTCGACCCGGCCGACGTCGACGACGTGATGTGGGGCTGCGTCTCCCAGGTGGCCGAGCAGTCGTGGAACATCGGGCGCAACGCCGTGCTGGCGGCGGGCTGGCCGGAGGCGGTGCCGGGCACCACCATCGACCGGCAGTGCGGCTCCAGCCAGCAGGCGCTGCACTTCGCGGCGGCGACGGTGATCTCCGGACAGGCCGACCTGGTCGTGGCCGGTGGCGTCGAGTCGATGACCCGGGTGCCCATGGGCTCCAGCGGGCAGGGCGCCGACCCGTACGGGGAAACGCTGCGGACCAGGTACGGCGTCGACTCGTTCAACCAGGGCGTCGGCGCCGAGATGGTGGCCGAGCGGTGGGGCTTCTCGCGCGCCCAGCTCGACGAGTTCGCCCTGTCCAGCCACGCCGCGGCCGCCCGCGCCCAGGACGCCGGTGAGTTCGACGCCGAGATCGAGCCGCTGGCCGGCGTGAAGCTCGACGAGGGCATCCGCCGCGACACCACGCTGGAGAAACTGGCCGGGCTCAAGACGCCGTTCCGCGACGGCGGCCGGATCACCGCGGGCACGGCCTCGCAGATCTCCGACGGCGCCGCGGCGCTCGCCGTCACCACCTCGGAATGGGCCGCCGCGCACGGCCTGCGCCCGCTGGCCCGCGTGCACGCCGCGGTGATCGCGGCCGACGACCCGGTGATCGTGCTGACCGCGCCCATCCCGGCCACGGCCAAGGTGCTGGCGCGGGCCGGTCTGCGGATCGACGACATCGGCGTCTACGAAGTGAACGAGGCGTTCGCGCCCGTGCCGCTGGCCTGGCTGGCCGAGACCGGCGCCGACCGCGCCCGGATGAATCCGCGCGGCGGGGCGATCGCTCTCGGTCACCCTCTCGGGGCATCCGGTGCGCGCATCATGACGACGATGCTGCACCACATGCGACAGTCCGGCCTGCGATTCGGCCTGCAAACGATGTGTGAGGGAGCCGGTATGGCGAACGCAACGATTGTCGAGGCTTTGTAA